A region from the Melioribacter roseus P3M-2 genome encodes:
- a CDS encoding 2-phosphosulfolactate phosphatase: protein MKINVLFSNIFLDELYFTGKTVVVIDVLRATTVITTALANGAREVIPVSTLDFAMKISGDAFRSQTLLCGERNTKMVEGFNLGNSPLEYRPEVVAGKSIIFYTTNGSKSIVKAKFSKNLFACSFNNLPAIANHMTLLNEDFEIVCAGTNGMFNLEDAVCAGILISEIRKLTDNVQLSDSANASVILSTNNTKNLFNFLSATEHGKMLIENGFEDDILECAKIGTTDVIPYYVSGTMKRL, encoded by the coding sequence ATGAAAATCAACGTACTCTTCTCGAACATATTTTTGGACGAACTCTATTTTACCGGAAAAACTGTAGTGGTAATCGATGTGCTGCGGGCTACGACGGTAATTACTACCGCGTTGGCAAACGGGGCGCGGGAAGTTATTCCCGTGAGCACACTCGACTTTGCGATGAAAATTTCGGGCGACGCTTTTCGAAGTCAAACTCTCCTTTGCGGCGAAAGAAATACTAAAATGGTGGAAGGCTTTAACCTCGGAAATTCCCCGCTTGAATACCGCCCCGAAGTTGTGGCTGGCAAGTCGATCATTTTTTACACTACGAACGGAAGCAAAAGTATTGTCAAGGCTAAATTCAGCAAAAACCTGTTTGCCTGCTCCTTCAATAATCTGCCTGCAATTGCAAATCATATGACTCTGCTCAATGAGGATTTCGAAATTGTGTGCGCAGGCACAAACGGTATGTTCAATCTGGAAGACGCAGTCTGCGCCGGTATTTTAATAAGTGAAATAAGAAAATTGACGGATAATGTGCAACTCTCGGATTCCGCTAATGCAAGCGTGATTCTTAGCACTAACAATACTAAAAATCTTTTCAACTTTCTCAGCGCAACGGAACACGGCAAGATGTTGATAGAGAACGGTTTCGAAGACGATATTCTGGAATGCGCAAAAATCGGAACCACGGATGTCATTCCGTATTATGTATCGGGAACGATGAAGAGACTTTGA
- the rpmE gene encoding 50S ribosomal protein L31 has product MKKGIHPTYRKCEVTCVCGNSFITRSTVSSIKLEICSECHPFFTGKQKIVDSTGRVEKFKKKYGIKGA; this is encoded by the coding sequence ATGAAAAAAGGAATACATCCTACTTACAGAAAATGTGAAGTGACTTGCGTTTGCGGTAATTCGTTTATTACACGCTCAACTGTAAGCAGTATAAAGCTTGAAATTTGTTCCGAATGCCATCCGTTTTTTACCGGCAAACAGAAAATTGTCGATTCTACAGGTCGCGTAGAGAAATTTAAGAAAAAATACGGCATCAAAGGAGCATAA
- a CDS encoding sodium-dependent transporter produces MNQKEFFSSRWALIISTLGIAVGTGNIWRFPRIVATNGGGSFLIPWLTFLFLWSLPLIISEFAFGKTARKSPFFAFRFFAGNKYGWMGAFVAFVSTAIMFYYSVVSGWAFYYFYSSLTGNLFDAADHLTYWNNFSSGYLPLLFHFMAIALSSAVIYRGITAGIEKVSRTLVTSLVAILFILLVRAVTLPGAIEGLKFFFTPEKEYLLDYRVWLNALTQNAWDTGAGWGLIMTYAIYMKKREDVTLNGALIGFGNNSISLLAGMIIFSTVFALGGDSPLAIISETGPANTGLTFIYLPSLFGKMSDYIWLNRIFATLFFMALSFAALTSLISMVELAARSLNDLGIERKKSILIVGLAGFLFGIPSALSIDFFINQDWVWGIALLISGAFIALAVNKYGVDKFRKNLLNNPDSDLRIGGWFNVLIKFVIPAEFIVLISWWLFSSTSWDPQWWHPFHRENLGTCLFQWGIVIILFIILNRLYNNYKKAGDY; encoded by the coding sequence ATGAATCAAAAAGAGTTTTTCTCTTCGAGGTGGGCTTTAATAATTTCTACGCTCGGTATAGCAGTGGGCACTGGTAATATCTGGCGTTTTCCTCGAATAGTAGCCACAAACGGAGGCGGTTCTTTTTTGATTCCGTGGTTGACTTTTTTATTTTTATGGTCGTTGCCGCTCATTATTTCCGAATTCGCTTTCGGCAAGACTGCCAGAAAATCGCCGTTCTTCGCATTTCGATTTTTCGCAGGTAATAAGTACGGATGGATGGGCGCTTTCGTTGCGTTCGTATCTACTGCCATTATGTTTTATTATTCGGTCGTTTCGGGCTGGGCATTCTATTATTTTTATTCGTCTTTGACTGGAAATCTTTTTGACGCCGCGGATCATCTTACTTACTGGAATAATTTTAGTTCCGGATATCTGCCTTTGCTGTTTCATTTCATGGCAATAGCGCTAAGTTCCGCGGTAATTTATAGGGGGATAACTGCAGGAATCGAGAAAGTAAGCAGGACGCTGGTGACCTCGTTGGTGGCAATCCTTTTCATTCTCTTAGTAAGAGCCGTTACTCTGCCCGGCGCAATAGAAGGTCTGAAATTCTTTTTCACACCCGAAAAAGAATATTTGCTCGATTACCGGGTCTGGTTGAATGCGCTTACACAAAATGCGTGGGATACGGGCGCCGGCTGGGGCTTGATAATGACTTATGCAATTTACATGAAAAAAAGGGAAGACGTTACTCTCAACGGCGCGCTGATTGGGTTCGGTAACAATTCGATTTCATTGTTGGCGGGGATGATTATCTTTTCGACGGTTTTTGCCCTCGGCGGAGATTCTCCGCTTGCAATAATTTCCGAAACCGGTCCCGCCAATACCGGATTGACTTTCATTTATCTGCCTTCATTGTTCGGTAAAATGTCCGATTATATTTGGCTCAACAGGATTTTTGCGACTCTCTTTTTTATGGCGCTTTCGTTTGCTGCGTTGACGTCTTTAATCTCTATGGTAGAGCTGGCTGCCAGAAGTTTGAATGACCTGGGAATCGAACGTAAAAAATCGATACTCATCGTAGGCTTGGCAGGATTCCTGTTCGGTATCCCTTCGGCCTTAAGTATCGATTTTTTTATAAACCAGGATTGGGTCTGGGGCATCGCTCTTTTGATAAGCGGCGCTTTTATTGCTCTGGCTGTTAATAAGTATGGCGTCGATAAATTCAGAAAAAATTTGCTCAATAATCCCGACAGCGACTTGAGAATCGGCGGATGGTTCAATGTATTGATTAAGTTCGTCATACCCGCGGAATTTATAGTTTTGATTTCGTGGTGGTTGTTTTCTTCGACTTCATGGGATCCGCAGTGGTGGCATCCTTTCCATCGCGAAAATCTTGGAACCTGTTTGTTCCAGTGGGGTATTGTAATAATTTTGTTTATTATTTTAAACAGACTATATAACAATTACAAAAAAGCCGGAGATTATTAA
- a CDS encoding sigma-70 family RNA polymerase sigma factor, with translation MSDNRKLNELTDEELIKRFQETNDLEAYQILVKRYKDPLMNFVYRFVGDRDVCSDIVQDTMIKFYLNKDSYREFAKFSTWIYTIAGNLAKNELKRRRRRSILSLTNSDEDKQIQVEDKSFLPPDRITDSQIKNDIIQKALMKIKPVYRQMVILRDIQGLSYEEIAEITNVSLGTVKSRINRGRNQLQKLLKNIYNE, from the coding sequence TTGTCGGACAATCGAAAATTAAATGAACTTACTGACGAAGAATTAATTAAACGGTTTCAGGAAACAAATGATCTGGAAGCGTATCAAATTCTCGTTAAGCGTTACAAGGACCCATTAATGAACTTTGTATATCGGTTTGTTGGCGACCGGGATGTATGCAGCGATATCGTACAGGATACAATGATAAAATTTTACTTAAATAAGGATTCATACAGAGAGTTCGCCAAATTTTCAACGTGGATTTATACTATTGCCGGAAATCTGGCAAAAAACGAACTCAAGAGACGCCGTCGCCGCTCGATTCTCTCGCTTACCAATTCCGACGAGGATAAACAAATTCAAGTGGAAGACAAATCGTTCCTGCCTCCCGACCGGATAACCGACAGCCAGATTAAAAACGACATTATTCAGAAAGCTTTGATGAAAATTAAGCCCGTATACAGACAAATGGTAATTCTCAGAGATATTCAGGGACTCAGTTACGAGGAAATTGCAGAGATTACAAATGTATCGTTAGGAACTGTAAAATCGAGAATTAATCGCGGCAGAAACCAATTACAAAAATTATTAAAAAATATATATAACGAGTAG
- a CDS encoding peptidylprolyl isomerase, with product MKMKYFVIPILLGMFALAACGSNEKTNIHKPDRADSLMTLNNNEKLYAILDTDFGTVEVELFPHAAPKTVRNFIKLSEEGYYNGVIFHRVIEGFMIQTGDSTGTGMGGRSIYGGAFEDEFSADLRHDSPGTVSMANSGPNTNKSQFFITVAPTPWLDLKHTVFGKVRQGQDVVDKISQAPTDENDRPVIPVSIKKITVEKRKY from the coding sequence ATGAAAATGAAATACTTCGTAATTCCGATATTGCTCGGAATGTTTGCGTTAGCCGCGTGCGGCTCTAATGAAAAAACGAATATTCACAAACCCGACAGAGCGGATTCTCTTATGACCCTTAATAACAACGAAAAATTGTATGCGATACTCGATACCGATTTCGGAACAGTCGAAGTGGAACTGTTTCCACATGCCGCTCCCAAAACCGTTCGTAATTTTATAAAACTATCCGAAGAAGGTTATTACAACGGAGTGATTTTTCATCGCGTAATTGAAGGATTCATGATTCAAACGGGCGATTCGACCGGGACTGGGATGGGAGGCAGAAGCATATACGGCGGCGCATTCGAAGATGAATTCTCCGCCGATTTGAGACACGATTCTCCCGGAACTGTTTCGATGGCAAACTCGGGCCCGAATACGAACAAAAGCCAATTTTTTATAACCGTTGCGCCTACTCCGTGGCTCGACTTGAAACATACTGTGTTCGGAAAGGTCCGACAAGGCCAGGATGTGGTAGATAAAATCAGCCAGGCGCCGACGGATGAAAACGACAGACCCGTAATACCTGTATCGATTAAAAAAATTACCGTGGAAAAAAGAAAATATTAG
- the holA gene encoding DNA polymerase III subunit delta, whose protein sequence is MAKKSVKSVNQIISEIKQGIIQPVYYICGNDQYSLDAAVDYLQKRLAPQINSEFDREIISAEKGDDINGIIDLALAFPFGGGKKLIVVKNFENINGRKEISDYIGNPPDFTILVILHYAEKIELSREPFKLLNEKGYLYEAREETGDDLTNWLSNRIRKMNLNFNDEQIRILIEIVGENKSLLNSQIDKIADYVSSKPGADFEEIKKLINPTKTYSIFDLQDAIGAGNAAKALEIAYNLLDSNLDIVMLINMISKYILTITQALELMRMNLNDGEASAKLGVSWYYYINCKKAKFLLNENRLRKAARALYEADLAVKTTQTDPKDIITQLLAKIIS, encoded by the coding sequence ATGGCAAAAAAGTCGGTTAAATCGGTTAATCAAATTATTTCTGAAATCAAGCAAGGCATTATTCAGCCTGTTTATTATATCTGCGGCAACGACCAGTATTCGCTCGACGCCGCCGTCGATTACCTGCAAAAGCGGTTGGCTCCGCAAATTAATTCCGAATTCGACAGGGAAATTATCTCCGCTGAAAAAGGAGACGATATTAACGGAATAATCGACCTGGCTCTGGCTTTCCCATTCGGAGGCGGCAAGAAATTAATTGTAGTCAAAAATTTTGAAAATATTAACGGCAGAAAAGAAATAAGCGACTATATCGGAAATCCCCCCGATTTCACGATATTGGTAATTCTTCATTATGCCGAAAAAATAGAACTCAGCAGAGAGCCGTTCAAATTATTGAACGAAAAGGGGTATTTGTACGAAGCTCGGGAAGAAACCGGTGATGATCTGACCAACTGGCTTTCAAACCGAATCAGGAAGATGAATCTAAATTTTAATGACGAGCAAATACGCATTTTGATCGAAATTGTAGGCGAAAACAAATCTTTGTTGAATTCCCAGATTGATAAAATAGCCGATTACGTTTCGTCAAAACCGGGCGCGGATTTCGAGGAAATTAAAAAATTAATTAATCCCACCAAAACCTATTCGATCTTCGATTTGCAGGACGCCATAGGCGCGGGTAATGCAGCCAAAGCTCTCGAAATTGCGTACAATCTTCTCGACTCGAACCTGGATATTGTTATGCTGATTAATATGATATCCAAATACATATTGACTATAACTCAAGCGTTGGAATTAATGAGGATGAACTTAAACGACGGAGAAGCCTCGGCAAAATTGGGAGTTAGCTGGTATTATTACATAAATTGCAAAAAGGCAAAATTTCTTTTGAACGAGAATCGCCTGAGAAAAGCTGCAAGAGCTTTGTACGAAGCCGACCTGGCCGTCAAAACGACCCAAACAGATCCCAAAGACATAATTACCCAACTCCTGGCTAAAATTATCAGTTGA
- the uppP gene encoding undecaprenyl-diphosphatase UppP, which yields MSVIESIVLGVIQGLTEYLPVSSTGHLTVAGKLMNLISMDNPERWTAFIAVIQLGTLMAVLVYFFNDIKRIAVDFTKENVVCPLKNRSKISIKTQSQNSLMGWYLILATLPVAIVGLLFKDFIEGVFTKNLYVIASSLILLALILFIADKTGKYKRNMKDIKWYDALIIGLAQTVALIPGSSRSGTTITAGLFLGLKRETAARFSFLMSIPAVLASGLYELYSALEYIDARQIISMSVATITSAIVGYLSIEFLLRYLKKNTTLLFVVYRICAGLIIFLLLHLQLIGG from the coding sequence ATGAGCGTTATTGAATCGATTGTCCTTGGAGTAATCCAGGGCTTAACGGAATATTTGCCGGTTAGCAGTACGGGACATTTAACCGTGGCTGGCAAATTGATGAACTTAATTTCAATGGACAATCCCGAACGCTGGACTGCGTTCATAGCCGTGATTCAACTCGGCACTTTGATGGCTGTGCTGGTCTATTTCTTCAATGATATAAAGCGGATAGCCGTCGATTTTACGAAAGAAAATGTCGTTTGTCCGTTAAAAAATAGATCTAAAATTAGTATTAAGACCCAGTCCCAAAATTCACTGATGGGGTGGTATCTGATTTTGGCTACGCTTCCGGTTGCAATTGTCGGTTTGTTGTTCAAGGATTTCATAGAAGGCGTTTTTACGAAGAATCTTTATGTCATAGCTTCCAGTCTGATTTTGCTTGCGCTTATACTTTTTATAGCCGATAAAACCGGTAAGTATAAAAGAAATATGAAAGATATAAAATGGTACGACGCGCTAATCATCGGTCTGGCTCAAACAGTTGCATTGATACCCGGTTCTTCGCGTTCGGGCACCACAATTACAGCGGGTCTTTTTCTGGGATTGAAGAGGGAAACAGCCGCGCGGTTTTCTTTTTTGATGAGTATACCGGCGGTTCTTGCTAGCGGTCTTTATGAGTTATATTCCGCGCTCGAATACATCGACGCGCGCCAAATAATTAGCATGAGCGTAGCTACGATTACTTCGGCAATTGTAGGTTATCTCTCAATCGAATTTCTCCTTCGTTACCTTAAAAAAAATACTACGCTTTTGTTTGTCGTTTATCGTATATGTGCCGGACTAATAATATTTTTATTATTGCATTTGCAACTAATCGGCGGTTGA
- the gcvT gene encoding glycine cleavage system aminomethyltransferase GcvT, whose protein sequence is MKTTKFYSVHQKLNAKIVDFAGFKMPIQYTSIIEEHKAVRSSVGVFDVSHMGEIIIKGEKALDFVQYVTTNDASVLTDGRVQYSLLCYEDGGIVDDLLVYRINQNEFIFVVNAANKDKDYDWLLKNNKFDVEIKDESDEYSLLAVQGPNSKAVLQKICDRELNLEYYHFFYAKIAGNDALISRTGYTGELGYEIYFKGDEDTAIKIWNSIFEAGKEFDIKPVGLGARDTLRLEMGYCLYGNDIDKSTNPLEASLGWVVKLKKNNFIGKEALLRIKEDGLKRKLAPMVSHEKAFPRHGHEVTADGNIIGKITSGTVSPIIEKAIALGYIDINYASEGTQVNFLIRGKEIPATVTKLPFIKN, encoded by the coding sequence ATGAAAACCACAAAATTCTATTCCGTTCATCAAAAGCTGAACGCTAAAATCGTCGACTTTGCGGGCTTTAAAATGCCAATTCAATATACTTCTATTATTGAAGAGCATAAAGCCGTTAGGAGCAGCGTTGGTGTTTTTGACGTATCGCACATGGGGGAGATTATAATTAAGGGCGAGAAGGCTCTTGATTTCGTTCAGTATGTTACTACAAACGACGCTTCTGTTCTTACCGACGGACGCGTTCAATATTCGCTGTTGTGTTACGAAGACGGCGGTATTGTGGACGACCTGCTTGTTTACCGTATTAATCAAAACGAATTTATCTTTGTAGTGAATGCGGCAAATAAAGATAAAGATTACGATTGGCTTTTGAAGAACAATAAATTCGATGTCGAAATTAAGGACGAGAGCGACGAATACTCTCTTCTGGCGGTTCAGGGACCAAATTCAAAAGCGGTTCTTCAAAAAATTTGCGACCGCGAACTAAACCTCGAATATTATCACTTTTTCTACGCCAAAATTGCCGGAAACGACGCCTTGATTTCGAGGACCGGCTATACGGGCGAATTGGGGTATGAAATCTATTTCAAGGGCGACGAAGACACGGCTATCAAAATATGGAACTCGATTTTCGAAGCCGGAAAAGAATTCGATATTAAACCGGTTGGACTCGGCGCTAGAGACACTCTCCGTCTCGAAATGGGGTATTGTCTTTATGGCAACGATATCGACAAATCCACAAATCCGCTGGAAGCAAGCCTCGGCTGGGTGGTCAAATTAAAGAAGAACAATTTTATCGGAAAAGAAGCGCTTCTTCGAATAAAAGAAGATGGTTTGAAAAGGAAATTGGCTCCGATGGTATCTCATGAAAAAGCTTTCCCGCGTCACGGTCACGAAGTTACAGCCGACGGAAATATCATCGGTAAAATAACAAGCGGCACAGTGAGTCCGATTATTGAAAAAGCTATTGCGCTCGGATATATCGACATAAACTATGCCTCCGAAGGAACGCAGGTCAATTTTTTGATCAGAGGTAAGGAAATACCGGCTACGGTAACTAAACTGCCATTTATAAAGAACTGA
- a CDS encoding LolA family protein: MLRFVILIILVAQSVQTDDVLKKLQDRFNSIDNFTADFKFTSPAANINGKFVYKRRNKFVIESEARKIVSDSKSVWNYDINGKRVMISDIGDEPSSFSIERYLFDLPQKCNVRNYKDKKGKIYLELQPKSEEDFKKIIIETSDDLFRKIEITDFNGEKHIIELNNIKTDVKLKEEIFTFVPPKGIRIIDLR, encoded by the coding sequence ATGCTGCGTTTTGTCATACTGATTATCCTTGTTGCTCAATCCGTTCAAACCGACGACGTCTTGAAAAAATTGCAGGATCGGTTTAATTCGATCGACAACTTCACAGCCGACTTTAAATTTACTTCGCCGGCTGCTAATATTAACGGAAAATTTGTTTACAAAAGGCGCAATAAATTTGTTATCGAATCCGAGGCAAGGAAAATCGTATCCGATTCAAAAAGCGTTTGGAATTACGATATTAACGGCAAAAGAGTGATGATCAGCGACATTGGCGACGAACCTTCTTCGTTTTCGATTGAAAGATACTTGTTCGACTTACCTCAAAAATGCAATGTGAGAAATTACAAAGACAAGAAGGGAAAAATTTATCTGGAGTTGCAACCGAAAAGCGAGGAGGATTTTAAAAAAATTATAATTGAAACTTCAGACGACCTATTCAGAAAAATTGAAATAACCGATTTCAACGGTGAGAAACATATTATCGAGTTAAATAATATAAAGACCGACGTAAAATTAAAAGAAGAAATCTTTACATTTGTTCCTCCAAAAGGGATACGGATTATTGATCTTCGATAA
- a CDS encoding lysylphosphatidylglycerol synthase transmembrane domain-containing protein: MIFDKKNRKFSGYVISAVLTVAFLYLAFRGIDLRKAFGLIAATSYSWLAIYILIFLLSHYVRAWRWKIMIEPVKRDASSLNVFGAVMVGYGVNCVLPRLGELYRGLFLGKWEKISRSTMIGSIVVERVIDIAAFGIATILSVYFYSGDLYTKIPWLKPALSIGLVFIIIAVLLLYALVKYQSHLSDRLFGFLAKISPDFTNKIKVGFETFVEGFATIKGKKNVAAIIGLTVVMFYLYALNTLIGFYMLGMESYGAIDFKMAWVFMAISAFGTLVPTPGGTGSYHMISIFVLTQLYNFNYELSAAYAILTHFIQYVVFVGGTALLILMINKIREHKGEPKENFISVFKSTNNEKI, encoded by the coding sequence TTGATCTTCGATAAAAAAAATAGAAAATTCAGCGGTTATGTTATCTCCGCCGTCTTAACGGTAGCCTTTCTTTATTTGGCATTCAGGGGCATCGACCTTCGTAAAGCCTTCGGTTTAATTGCGGCTACTTCGTATTCATGGCTTGCAATTTATATCCTGATCTTTTTACTGTCTCATTACGTACGCGCATGGCGATGGAAAATAATGATTGAGCCGGTTAAGAGGGACGCATCTTCTTTGAATGTTTTCGGCGCGGTAATGGTAGGCTACGGGGTTAATTGCGTATTGCCCCGATTAGGCGAACTCTACAGAGGACTCTTCCTTGGTAAGTGGGAAAAAATATCGCGGAGTACAATGATCGGCTCGATTGTGGTGGAGAGAGTTATTGATATTGCCGCATTCGGAATTGCCACTATTTTGAGCGTCTATTTTTATTCCGGAGATTTATACACAAAAATACCTTGGTTAAAACCCGCGCTCAGTATCGGATTGGTTTTTATTATTATCGCCGTGTTGCTTCTCTACGCTCTCGTGAAATATCAATCCCATTTATCCGATAGACTCTTCGGATTCCTTGCAAAAATTAGTCCGGATTTTACTAATAAAATAAAGGTAGGGTTCGAAACTTTTGTTGAAGGTTTTGCCACAATCAAGGGCAAAAAGAACGTTGCCGCAATAATCGGGTTGACGGTAGTAATGTTTTATCTATATGCGCTCAATACATTAATCGGTTTTTATATGTTGGGTATGGAATCCTACGGAGCAATTGATTTTAAGATGGCGTGGGTGTTTATGGCAATCAGCGCATTCGGCACTTTGGTGCCCACTCCCGGCGGCACCGGCTCTTATCATATGATTTCCATCTTCGTATTGACACAGTTGTACAATTTTAATTACGAGTTAAGCGCCGCATACGCCATACTTACGCATTTTATTCAATATGTGGTGTTTGTCGGCGGAACCGCTTTATTGATATTGATGATTAATAAGATAAGAGAGCATAAAGGGGAGCCAAAGGAAAATTTTATTTCTGTATTCAAAAGTACAAACAATGAAAAAATTTAA
- a CDS encoding DNA translocase FtsK produces the protein MSKKKSKKNSNSEREYFIITPRKKKKLLGLFLIVFSLFLFLSILSYSRADEAAFSYTIKDLLELFSPSAELSKNISNAHNWLGIIGAYLAYFFIHSTIGYFSLVFPVVIFLWGYTVLKAADFKLSIYITNFLIATGLILAAFFGVLQTAPEIGLFPDVYELSGNIGKFFGTVLSRLLGGLGSIIFLFALLVATLIISFDIKLSVLYYKLIQYFENSSSGKKDEVEVKIKKETGAEEIGSKKKEKESPLKTLLRKKDKAVEEQELETEERAPETRIKILKKEETPAVKTVEEIYDQVEKKKSKENKEEEIEERVDFTKEADLPDQWEEKINYKPPTLDLLQAPEEEEIKVHESELKRNAQLLKDKLALFDIQIEDITVTPGPVVTLYEIVPAPGVKISRIVSLEHDIALALAARGIRIIAPIPGKSAIGVEIPNAEASIVRAYSVLSKLKGAKAELPLALGKTISGDVYISDLATMPHLLIAGSTGSGKSVGINMIINSLLYSKHPSDIKFVIIDPKKIELSFYKKLSKHFLAVSPDLNEEIITNPSNALLALKAVEFEMEKRYDKLAKAGVRNIMDYNKKVLNPRTKPKDTDEMKHHKLPYIIVIIDELADLMITSGKEVEEPIARLAQLARAVGIHLILATQRPSVNVITGVIKANFSSRIAYQVASKIDSRTILDMNGAEQLLGRGDMLFLPTGMPKPIRIQNAFISTEEVEKVVNHIYIQEGYSKRYFLPSLQEKQKSEMYDMLSDLDPMFEEAARVVVRHQQGSVSLLQRRLKLGYSRAARIIDQLEQVGIVGPSEGSKAREVIVENEEQLETILRSL, from the coding sequence ATGAGTAAAAAGAAATCAAAGAAAAACAGTAACTCCGAGAGAGAGTATTTTATTATTACTCCCAGAAAAAAGAAAAAACTTCTGGGTTTATTCCTAATCGTATTTTCGCTTTTTTTGTTCTTGAGCATTTTATCGTACTCTCGCGCGGACGAAGCCGCTTTTTCTTACACGATCAAAGACCTGCTCGAATTGTTTAGTCCCAGTGCCGAGTTGAGCAAGAATATTTCAAATGCGCATAATTGGTTGGGAATTATTGGCGCTTATCTGGCTTATTTCTTCATCCATTCCACAATCGGCTATTTCTCTCTGGTTTTTCCTGTCGTCATTTTCTTATGGGGCTATACAGTACTGAAAGCCGCCGATTTTAAGCTCTCTATCTACATTACGAACTTTCTAATTGCTACGGGATTAATTCTGGCGGCTTTTTTCGGGGTATTGCAGACCGCGCCCGAAATCGGGTTGTTCCCGGACGTTTACGAATTATCGGGCAACATCGGAAAATTCTTCGGAACGGTTTTGAGCAGGTTATTGGGCGGGCTCGGGAGTATCATATTCTTGTTTGCGCTGCTGGTAGCCACGCTTATTATTTCATTCGACATTAAGCTTAGCGTATTGTACTATAAACTGATACAGTATTTCGAAAATTCGTCGTCCGGAAAGAAAGACGAAGTGGAAGTTAAAATAAAAAAAGAAACCGGGGCGGAAGAAATTGGTAGTAAAAAGAAAGAAAAAGAAAGTCCTTTAAAAACGTTGTTGCGCAAAAAAGATAAAGCGGTTGAAGAGCAGGAATTGGAAACCGAAGAGAGAGCGCCAGAGACTCGCATTAAAATTTTGAAAAAAGAAGAAACGCCCGCAGTAAAAACTGTCGAAGAAATATACGACCAGGTTGAAAAGAAAAAATCGAAAGAAAATAAAGAAGAGGAAATCGAAGAACGGGTCGATTTCACTAAAGAAGCCGATTTGCCCGATCAATGGGAAGAAAAAATTAATTATAAACCGCCTACGCTCGATTTACTGCAGGCTCCCGAAGAAGAAGAAATTAAAGTTCACGAAAGCGAGCTAAAAAGGAACGCCCAGCTGCTGAAAGATAAACTTGCCCTTTTTGATATTCAAATTGAGGATATTACGGTAACGCCGGGTCCCGTAGTCACTCTTTATGAAATCGTTCCGGCTCCGGGCGTTAAGATTAGCAGAATAGTCAGTCTCGAACACGACATAGCTCTGGCGCTGGCTGCAAGGGGAATTCGTATTATTGCGCCTATCCCCGGAAAAAGCGCCATCGGCGTAGAGATACCGAATGCTGAAGCCTCGATAGTACGAGCTTATTCAGTTCTCAGCAAACTGAAAGGCGCCAAAGCGGAATTGCCGTTAGCGTTGGGTAAAACAATTTCAGGCGACGTCTATATCTCAGACCTGGCGACAATGCCCCATCTGCTCATTGCAGGCTCTACTGGCTCGGGTAAGAGCGTCGGCATAAATATGATAATCAACAGTCTCCTCTATTCGAAACATCCTTCGGACATTAAATTTGTAATAATCGACCCGAAAAAAATCGAACTCTCGTTCTACAAAAAATTATCAAAGCATTTTCTTGCCGTATCGCCGGATCTCAATGAGGAAATTATTACCAATCCCTCCAATGCATTGCTCGCTTTGAAAGCCGTTGAATTCGAAATGGAAAAAAGATACGACAAACTTGCCAAAGCCGGCGTGAGAAACATAATGGATTACAATAAAAAAGTTTTGAATCCCAGAACTAAGCCCAAAGATACGGATGAAATGAAACATCATAAGTTGCCGTACATAATCGTTATAATCGACGAATTGGCGGATCTTATGATAACCTCGGGCAAAGAAGTTGAAGAGCCGATAGCTCGTCTGGCGCAGCTGGCTAGGGCGGTCGGCATTCATCTTATACTCGCCACGCAAAGACCTTCGGTTAATGTGATTACCGGCGTTATTAAAGCCAATTTCAGTTCGCGTATCGCATATCAGGTAGCTTCCAAAATCGATTCGCGCACTATTTTGGATATGAACGGCGCAGAACAGTTATTAGGAAGGGGAGATATGCTCTTTTTGCCGACGGGAATGCCGAAACCCATTAGAATTCAAAATGCGTTTATATCTACCGAAGAGGTTGAAAAAGTAGTAAATCATATCTATATCCAGGAAGGTTATTCGAAGAGATATTTCCTGCCGTCGCTGCAGGAAAAACAAAAGTCGGAAATGTACGATATGCTTTCAGACCTCGATCCGATGTTCGAAGAAGCCGCGCGCGTTGTGGTGCGTCATCAGCAAGGCTCGGTTTCTTTATTACAAAGACGATTGAAACTCGGTTATTCGCGGGCCGCCAGAATAATCGACCAGTTGGAACAGGTGGGAATTGTAGGACCCTCCGAGGGGAGTAAAGCCAGGGAAGTGATTGTCGAAAACGAAGAACAACTCGAAACTATTCTGAGGTCGCTCTGA